One Nitrospiria bacterium DNA segment encodes these proteins:
- a CDS encoding NYN domain-containing protein, whose amino-acid sequence MLLIIDGYNFLGRKNGLHGNLEVKRGKLIEDLSQYHQIKKIPITVVFDGWKTGEEWEHQEKIKGISIIFSRRGEKADTVIARMAGKKRNRCIVVTSDRELQKIAQTLDATTMFSGEFEAKLFNALFDQESLNPSQKEERENPQHKQRKIKKGNPFRASKTERRRKAKLKNL is encoded by the coding sequence ATGTTACTGATTATCGATGGATACAACTTTTTGGGGAGAAAAAATGGCCTCCATGGAAACCTAGAGGTCAAAAGGGGGAAATTAATTGAAGATCTCTCACAATATCATCAAATAAAAAAAATTCCAATTACTGTGGTTTTTGATGGTTGGAAAACAGGGGAAGAATGGGAGCACCAGGAGAAAATAAAAGGGATTTCCATTATTTTTTCCCGACGGGGTGAAAAAGCAGACACGGTGATTGCCCGTATGGCCGGCAAAAAAAGAAACCGGTGTATTGTGGTAACTTCTGATCGGGAATTGCAAAAAATAGCCCAAACCTTAGATGCCACCACAATGTTTTCTGGCGAATTTGAAGCCAAGCTATTCAACGCTCTTTTTGACCAGGAATCCTTAAACCCTTCCCAAAAGGAGGAAAGGGAGAACCCTCAACACAAACAAAGAAAAATTAAAAAAGGAAATCCTTTTCGGGCTTCAAAAACCGAGCGGCGGAGAAAGGCCAAGTTAAAAAATTTATAA
- a CDS encoding response regulator transcription factor, which produces MNPQSVSLVIFGKDHMIPKISDSDIGWGYQYSILFRTPDLSKGLKKLKELKPDLILVEANQIEEEKTSFLLKLRVSHPEAKILMLVQDYSLMEWFSFLKAGVRGILESGFTLKDLGAAASVVYQGGIFLDSRKREKLVHECAAKVRHMDQRIWDLLTNREIQILKYLAEGHTAKETANLLGLSPKTVDTHKANLMRKVNIHHRTDLIKYALRKKIVSLHDI; this is translated from the coding sequence ATGAACCCTCAAAGTGTAAGTTTGGTTATTTTTGGAAAGGATCATATGATTCCCAAAATCAGTGACAGTGATATAGGGTGGGGGTATCAATACTCAATCCTGTTCCGCACTCCGGACCTGTCAAAAGGGTTAAAGAAACTCAAAGAATTAAAACCCGATCTGATTCTGGTTGAAGCCAATCAAATTGAGGAAGAAAAAACGTCCTTTTTATTGAAATTGAGGGTTTCACACCCTGAAGCAAAAATTCTAATGTTGGTTCAGGACTATTCATTGATGGAATGGTTCTCCTTTCTAAAGGCGGGGGTTAGAGGAATTTTGGAGTCTGGTTTTACGCTAAAGGATTTGGGTGCAGCTGCTTCGGTGGTTTATCAGGGAGGAATTTTTTTAGATTCTAGGAAACGTGAAAAGTTGGTCCATGAATGTGCCGCCAAGGTAAGGCATATGGATCAGAGAATCTGGGATTTGCTAACAAACCGGGAGATTCAAATATTAAAATATTTAGCAGAGGGCCATACCGCAAAAGAAACTGCCAATCTTTTAGGGTTAAGTCCCAAAACCGTGGATACCCATAAGGCCAATTTAATGCGAAAGGTTAATATCCATCATCGAACCGATCTGATCAAATATGCGCTTCGGAAAAAAATTGTTTCCCTTCATGACATCTAA